In the genome of Rhodoferax sp. BAB1, one region contains:
- the phnL gene encoding phosphonate C-P lyase system protein PhnL gives MNAPLLQMKGVAKRFTLHHQNGVELPVLDQVDLSVAPGECIVLDGPSGMGKSTLLKLIYANYRASAGRITVSPPGAAPVEITEATPRALVDLRRHTIGYVSQFLRVIPRVGALDVVAEPLAEDAGDDAVALEAAREQARLWLTRLRIPERLWHLPPATFSGGEQQRINIARNMIKPRPLLLLDEPTASLDAANTATVIELIHEAVARGAALVGIFHDAGVGAQVATRRVNVAEFRRNA, from the coding sequence ATGAACGCACCCCTGCTCCAGATGAAAGGGGTGGCCAAGCGCTTCACCCTGCACCACCAGAACGGCGTCGAGCTGCCCGTGCTCGACCAGGTCGATCTCAGCGTCGCCCCGGGCGAATGCATCGTGCTCGACGGCCCCTCGGGCATGGGCAAGAGCACCCTGCTCAAGCTGATCTATGCCAACTACCGTGCCAGCGCCGGCCGCATCACGGTGTCGCCGCCCGGTGCTGCCCCGGTGGAGATCACCGAGGCCACGCCGCGCGCGCTGGTGGATTTGCGCCGCCACACCATCGGCTACGTCAGCCAGTTCCTGCGCGTGATCCCGCGTGTGGGGGCGCTGGACGTGGTGGCCGAGCCGCTGGCCGAGGACGCCGGCGACGACGCGGTGGCCCTGGAGGCCGCGCGCGAGCAGGCAAGGCTGTGGCTGACGCGCCTGCGTATCCCCGAGCGCCTGTGGCACCTGCCGCCGGCCACCTTCTCGGGCGGTGAGCAGCAGCGCATCAACATCGCCCGCAACATGATCAAGCCGCGGCCGCTGCTGCTGCTGGACGAACCCACGGCCTCGCTCGATGCCGCCAACACCGCCACCGTGATCGAGCTGATCCACGAGGCGGTGGCCCGTGGCGCGGCGCTGGTGGGCATCTTTCACGACGCCGGTGTCGGCGCGCAGGTCGCCACCCGCCGCGTCAACGTCGCCGAATTCCGGAGAAACGCATGA
- a CDS encoding alpha-D-ribose 1-methylphosphonate 5-triphosphate diphosphatase: MNSQIVFKNARLVLPGEVVHGTLAVADGRLAGFDSGGSADPAAIDLEGDYLLPGLVEMHTDNFERHLMPRPKVHWAELPALLAHDAEVAAAGITTVFDALGVGEADTDSLRGSAWDRVLATIDTATAQDLLRADHHLHVRCELPAPNTIDLFKPFQEHPRLSLISLMDHTPGQRQWEDIEQARIYYTGKKGWSGEKFERQVAHAAELQAQYAEPHRAYFVDYCRAHGIALASHDDTTEAHVRQAHGEGASMSEFPTTVAAARTAHELGLLTVMGGPNVVRGGSHSGNVAAAELARHGLLDILSSDYVPGSMLSGVMRLVDEELMTLPQAVATVTRNPARATGLHDRGEIAPGQRADLVQMRLVDLPGGARQAVVRAVWREGRRVI; encoded by the coding sequence ATGAACAGCCAGATCGTTTTCAAGAATGCCCGCCTGGTGCTGCCCGGTGAGGTGGTGCACGGCACGCTGGCCGTGGCCGACGGCCGCCTGGCCGGCTTCGACAGCGGCGGCAGCGCGGACCCGGCCGCCATCGACCTGGAGGGCGACTACCTGCTGCCCGGCCTGGTGGAGATGCACACCGACAACTTCGAGCGCCACCTGATGCCGAGGCCCAAGGTGCACTGGGCCGAGCTGCCCGCGCTGCTGGCGCACGACGCCGAAGTGGCCGCCGCCGGCATCACCACCGTGTTCGATGCGCTGGGCGTGGGCGAGGCCGATACCGACAGCCTGCGCGGCAGTGCCTGGGACCGGGTGCTGGCGACGATCGACACCGCCACCGCGCAGGACCTGCTGCGCGCCGACCACCACCTGCACGTGCGCTGCGAGCTGCCGGCGCCCAACACCATCGACCTCTTCAAGCCCTTCCAGGAGCACCCGCGCCTGTCGCTGATCTCGCTGATGGACCACACGCCGGGCCAGCGCCAGTGGGAGGACATCGAGCAGGCGCGCATCTACTACACCGGCAAGAAGGGCTGGAGCGGCGAGAAGTTCGAACGCCAGGTGGCGCACGCGGCCGAGTTGCAGGCGCAGTACGCCGAGCCGCACCGCGCCTACTTCGTCGACTACTGCCGCGCACACGGCATCGCCCTGGCCAGCCACGACGACACCACCGAGGCGCATGTGCGCCAGGCCCATGGCGAAGGCGCCAGCATGTCGGAGTTCCCGACCACGGTGGCGGCGGCGCGCACCGCGCACGAGCTCGGCCTGCTCACCGTGATGGGCGGGCCCAACGTGGTGCGCGGCGGCTCGCACTCGGGCAATGTGGCGGCGGCCGAGCTGGCGCGCCACGGCCTGCTCGACATCCTGTCCTCCGACTACGTGCCGGGCAGCATGCTGAGCGGCGTCATGCGCCTGGTGGACGAGGAGCTGATGACCCTGCCGCAGGCGGTGGCCACCGTCACGCGCAACCCGGCGCGGGCCACGGGCCTGCACGACCGGGGCGAGATCGCGCCCGGCCAGCGCGCCGATCTGGTGCAGATGCGCCTGGTGGACCTGCCCGGCGGCGCGCGCCAGGCCGTGGTGCGGGCGGTCTGGCGCGAGGGACGGCGCGTGATCTGA
- the phnK gene encoding phosphonate C-P lyase system protein PhnK — protein sequence MTTTNLPLLQVRGIGKRYGERVALQDASFDLWPGEVLAVVGESGSGKSTLLNAVAARSQPDAGSVLFQSRDGAVQDVFAMSEAQRRLLARTDWGFVHQNAADGLRMDVSAGANVGERLMGLGERHYGRLRATAQEWLQRVEIDPARIDEAPRAYSGGMRQRLQIARNLVTQPRLVFMDEPTSGLDVSVQARLLDMLRQLTRQMQLAVIIVTHDLAVARLLAHRMMVMQRGRVVEAGLTDQLLDDPQHPYTQLLVSSVLPP from the coding sequence GCTACGGCGAGCGCGTGGCGTTGCAGGACGCTTCCTTCGACCTCTGGCCCGGCGAGGTGCTGGCCGTGGTCGGCGAATCCGGCTCGGGCAAGTCGACCCTGCTCAACGCCGTGGCCGCGCGCAGCCAGCCCGATGCGGGCAGCGTGCTGTTCCAGTCCCGTGACGGCGCCGTGCAGGACGTGTTCGCCATGAGCGAGGCGCAGCGCCGCCTGCTGGCGCGCACCGACTGGGGCTTCGTGCACCAGAACGCGGCCGACGGCCTGCGCATGGACGTCTCGGCCGGTGCCAACGTGGGCGAGCGCCTGATGGGCCTGGGCGAGCGCCACTACGGCCGCCTGCGCGCCACCGCGCAGGAATGGCTGCAGCGCGTGGAGATCGACCCGGCGCGCATCGACGAGGCGCCGCGCGCCTACTCCGGCGGCATGCGCCAGCGCCTGCAGATCGCCCGCAACCTGGTCACGCAGCCGCGCCTGGTGTTCATGGACGAGCCGACCTCGGGGCTGGACGTCTCGGTGCAGGCGCGCCTGCTGGACATGCTGCGCCAGCTCACGCGCCAGATGCAGCTGGCCGTGATCATCGTCACGCACGACCTGGCCGTGGCGCGCCTGCTGGCGCACCGCATGATGGTCATGCAGCGCGGCCGCGTGGTCGAGGCCGGCCTGACCGACCAGTTGCTGGACGACCCGCAGCACCCCTACACCCAGCTTCTCGTCTCTTCGGTACTGCCGCCATGA